From the genome of Brassica oleracea var. oleracea cultivar TO1000 chromosome C4, BOL, whole genome shotgun sequence:
TCCGCCGACCGTGACGAGGAGATCGCGGACGGCGACGGCGAGGATATCGGAGCAAGAGACGGTGTTGGGACAGGCGAGCTCGAGAGCGGTTTTGGCGCGGATCACGACGTCGAATCCGTCTCCCGGGAGAGAGAGGTTGATCGAGGAATCGCGTTCGGCGGTGGTGAAAGCGGTGGAGGAGATGAGGACGGAGGCGTCGCAGCCGTTGGGGAAACAGTCGTGGAAGAAGAGGCGGAGTGCGGCGGCGGCAGTTGTTGGGGTTGTGATCTGTTTGTTGGTGATGGTATCGCGGACAATGTCTAGGAATCTAGGACATGATTTTGAGTAGAAGTCGGTTGTGAGGCGAGATTCTGCGGCGGAAGATAGCAAGGACAAGTCGTGGAAGAAGAGGAGTATGATGACGAGTTTAGCCATTATTGAAGGAGATAGATAACTTAGCTTCAGTAGAGAGTGAGAGGCAGTGAGATTTAATGGAAAAGGGAGAAGAGAGAGAGAGAGAGAGTAGGAGACTGAAGATCACGCGCTTCTGTACAGTCCACCACCAATCACGGGAGAGTGTAAAAAGCTTTGGTATAGTGGTGGAGGATCCGGTTATTTTATTATTATGAGCATTGACCGGTTTACTGTGTGTGTTGTCTTATTAAAATGACCGGTTATCTTAATAATAGAGTCGGATTACTAAAGCAGAAAATAGTAAGAGCATTGGTACCATTAATTGGGTTTTTAGGCAATAATATAGTGATAAATTACATTTAAGAACTTTTTTTAAGAAACATGTTGTTTTAAATGCTCCAATGGTTGTTTTTTAAGGAAGGGTTCTTAAAAAAAATTAAAGATTAATTTTTTTTATTAAATATAACATATTGAAAGATAACATTTTAAACATAGATTTTAAAATAAAAACTTAAAAACATTAAAATAAAGATTACAAAAAAGATAATAATTTAAAAGATGCATCGAAGCTCAGTTGTTGTCTTGATCACGTCCGAACTTACGCCATATATTTTCAACCAAATCATTTTTGAGTTCTTAATGCACTTGTCTATCACGAATTCTCGTTCGGACACTCATCATATTGGCGATATTTGTAGGGATATCTGTAGAATAGTTGAGATCGACATGAGAACCTCCGTAGCCTTCTCCTTGTTGGAAATCTGACACATCAAATTGAGTGTATTCATCTCGTTCGTTTTCTACTCTCATATTATGGAGTATGACACATGCTCTCATAATCTTCTCAATCTTGATTTTATCCCAAAAGAGTGCTGGATTTTTGACAATGGCAAATCTAGCTTGCAAGTATCCGAAAGCGCGCTCGACATCTTTTCGGACAGCTTCTTGACGTTGAGCAAATAAAGTGGCTTTCAGTCCTTGCGGAATTGGAATAGATTGGATAAAAGTTGCCTAATTCGGATAAATACCATCGGTGAGATAGTAAGCCAAATGATATTCTCTTCCCTCGACCGAGAAATTAACTTGCGGAGCTTGACCATTTATTATATCATCAAAAACATGTGAGCGTTCAAGGACATTGATATCATTTAAAGTACCTGGAGGTCCAAAAAAACGCATGTCATATCCAGAGATCATACGAAGCAACTGCCTCTAAAACATTGTGGGTTTTTCCGAGCCACGAGAATATTGTCATTTCCAAGCGGTGGGACAATTCTTCCACTCCCAATGCATACAATCGATGCTTCCTATCATCCCGGGAAATCCACGAAGCTCTCCAATATGAAGTAGACGTTGAAGATCATCTGGTGTTGGTCTTCTAAGATACTCATCTCCGAACAAGTTGATTATTCCGTCTACAAAATGTTCCACGCTTAACCGAGTAGTAGTTTCGCCGAGCCGGAGATATTCGTCGACCGTATCAGCCGCTGAACCATATGCCAACACACGAATAGCTGTTGTACACTTTTGAAGTGTAGAAAGACCAAGCCTTCCGATACCGTCTTTCTTTTGTCGAAATAATTGAACTTCATTGGATAGGCGATCAACAATATGCATGAACAATGGTTTGTTCATTCGAAATCGGCGTCAGAATATATTTTCAGGATATGTAGGAGTATCACAGAAATAATCATTCCACAAACGGAGATGACCTTCTTCACGATTTCTTTCAATAAAAACTCTTTTTTTCCTTGTTTTCCTTTCATCTTTCTGATCAGCATAATGATTAAACAAATTTTTGAAAGTTTGCTTGAATGCTTGGTCGAAAGTTTGATCAAACATTTCATCCATTGACCCCTCAAAAGTGTTATTATTAAATGAAGATGCCATATCTGTTTTAGAACATAGAAGGAGTAGAAGGAGGAGATTGGATGACTTTGGTAAACAAGATTGGAGTAGAAAATAGATGAAGGACTTTGGTAAACAAGAAAGACAAGCAATAAGAGAGAAGGAGGAGGACTTTGATCAAACAAGAACGAGAAGGAGAATGACTTTTGTAAAAATGAATTTGGTTCATACAATCTCAAATATACAAGCCTTTAAATTTAACTGTATTTTACAAACACCTGTGACACTAAAATAAACAAACTCGTGACCCCAAATAATCACGATACAAACTCGTGATACATCAAATTATACAAACTTGTCTCGTGACAATACATTCCAAATCTCGTGACAATACTTGTTTGCTTCAATACAATACAAACTCTCGTGAGTTTGCTGAGACAAGAAGAGACACACGGGTATTGTCTCTGAACCATATGACACCAAAGAGATGGCTTCAGTCTGTGAGACACACATGTATTGTCTCCACTTCACTGACACAGAAGACTTCGGTTCACTCCTCCCATGCATTAAACGCAAACACAAAAATATTAAACGAGCAAGAACAAGGTTTAAACGAGCAAGAACAAGGTTTAATATTAAATAAGAACAAGGTTTTACATTACATAACTACCATTTCATAACTAGAACAAGAACAAGCGAGAAAGAACAAGGTTTTAGTTCACATAACTAGAGAGCAAGAACATGGTTTTGCACCACATAACTAGAGACAATACAAAGGACTTAACTAGAGAGCAACACACAAAGGACAGTGGTTCAAACAGACAACAAGTCAGTGATCAGCTTCTTCTTCAGAGCTTCCTCAGAGTCAGTTAGTGGTCCTTCTTTTCCAATAAGACTATCAAGCAGAGACATCTTGGATAGCCTTTCTTTGACAACAAGATCCTGTTGTTTAATGGACCACATCGTCTGAAACTTAGACAGAGGTATCTCATCAGACGTCGTTTTCTTACCCCGCGCCTTAGCCGCCTTCACACCCGGTGGTCGATTGCTTGCTTCATCAGCTTCAGACGTGTTAGCTTCAGTAGCGTGAGAGGTTGAAGATTGTGCACCGTCCTCATATTTCCTCTTCCTTGAGCTTCCTTCGGTTTTAGAGCTTGAAAGATCACACCATTTCTGGTCGTGACGCAGCTCCATAAACGCATGCTCGAGTCTGAACTTCTTATGGTTCGTGTAGAAGATCTCATGTGCTTTCTTCAGAACGTCATTGTCATTTTGTCCACTTGTTTTCCCCCTCTTTGCAGCCTCGTAAGCTCCACAAAACTTGGAGACCCCTTAGTTTATCTTCTGCCAACGTTGCTTGCAGTGGCCAGGCTCTCTCCGTTCGCAGCCTGTAACCTTCGGGCTTGCCGCGAAGTAGGCTCCAACTCGCTTCCAGAAATCACCTGAACGCTGCTCATTTCCAACCACCGGGTCTTTACTTGTGTTGAGCCATGCGCTTATGAGGACAATGTCATCTCTAGGTGTCCATGTGCGGCGTTCTCTACGCTCAACAAAAGTCTCTTCACTACGTTGAGTGGCCGTGAAGGGATCTTGTGAATGACCGAAGACACTTTCTTGTTGACTGGTTAGAAGATCAACAAAATTAGACCCATTCTGATATGGATTATAATCCATATCAAAACGTTTCAAAAGGAGGAAACAAAGAGAAGAAGAAGAAGAAGAAGAAGAACGAAAGTGTTATGATGGAAGAGAAGAACAAGAGGAAAGATTGTGTTTAGATGGAAGAGATGGTGAACAAGAGTAACGTTAATAAAGAGAAGAGGGACTTGACATATATCTAACAACCATCGACTCATTCATCACTCTACACCATCTAACCATAACTTCTATTTATTACTAACACAACCATAATCTACCACTTACCTAAACATTTATTACACACTTAACCGAGCCTAACAACAATCAAATGACTTAACTCAACTGAAACAGATCAAAGAGAAATGTGGATTTTACCTGTTTGGCAATGGTTGTGCTTTGATTCTTCACGTTGTTCATGTCTCGTTATGCAGCCACCTTAAGACAGAAACACAAAAACGAATCAAAGAATGGAAGGATTTATATATTATTTTGATCTAAATTGTTTTCCATTCTCAAAGAATCTAGATAATCACACATGTTCAGCTAACAAAAATCTACTAAACCGTTACAAACATGAAGTTATAGACATGATGATCATGGCGAGGAAATTTTGAAATTGAGTCAGACAAAAGAGTTTAACTGTCGATCAACATCTCTTTTTCAGTTTTATGTTGGAAATAAATGGAGAAAACAATCAAGAAGAACACGATGGATCAAAATCAAGACATGCAAAAATGAGAACTTCAAAGAAGAAAGTGAGTTTACCTTTCAATTAAACTCAGCAACAACCGCCGATTCGCAACGACAGGAGAGCCACCGATTGACTCCGTCGAGGATAGCCACCGGGATTCTTAGATGAGAGACACCGAGATTCGTCGAAGAGAGTCACCGAGATTTGTCGAAGATAGCCACCGATTCTCGAAGAGGGGAGAGCCACCGATTCTCCATGAGGTGCGAGCCAACGATTTTTAGGCATGGACGAGAATCGCCGACGAGATTCTTCGTTGAGGGAACCTCCGAAACTCTTTGGGGAAGAGAGAAGGTCCGCGAGTCGTCGCGTTGAAGTTTTCTTTTGCTCCCAAAATCACCAAACCAATGGCGTTAGAACACGCGTCCCACAAGAAGTGCATCTTCTTGGTCTTGATTAAGGCCCGCCTCTTAATTTAATTGGGTTTTTTCATTTATTTTAATTACTCTTAAACTTAAGAACCATGGTTAAGATGCACCAATAATGATGCTCTAAGAAAGTTTTTAGCATAATTCAAAAAGAGAAAATAGACAGAACAAGGGGAATGATAGCTAAGAGATTCTGTTGTGAACTACCCATCTTTTATCGCGCATGTGCTTACATGGTCCCGCACCATCTAATCCCAGATGTACTTGGTGTATTTATCACGGTCAGTGTCAATTACAAGAATGGGGTAATGTAAAATAAACATAACATGAATTATAATTCTTTCAAAAAACGTAACAGGATTTTTGAATTAAAGCTGTAGTTTCTCACATTTAGGATATAATAGCCACAGTAGCTAAGGAAATAATGTAAAAAGAAAACAAACAGAGATGGCAAAAGAGATGGAGAATGTGGTTTCTTCAAGTCTCTTGCTTCCGTTTCTTCGAAGTCGAGTTCCATAACGCAGCGTTCAGTGCAGAAGATGTCACCAAGGAAGCTCTCAACAAACTTGCTGCCTGGCTTACAGAAAATAAACGAAATATTTAGGAGAATCGTTACATGTTTCTTCTTGATCAAAAAGGATACATATATACCTGTGTTTTGCTGATGCTTATTTCTTGCACCTGTATATCCTCTGTTGGACTCTCCAACTTCTTCAGAAAACAAAGAGCTGAGCTTGAGTTCATTGGGGTTATGATCAGATCATCTGATACTGTAAACCTGATAAGAACTGAAGTATTTATTGATCACGTACCACCCAACCTCCCACTCTTAGTCTCTACAAACCAGAGAGCTAAGCCTATTCTTGAATCTCACAATCTGAGATCAAGCCTCTTGATTCCTAACAGAATGAATCTCTGTAACTAACTAACCGGTCTTTTATATCAAGACTCGTATACAATTTCTATTTATTATAAATTCCCACTTGCCAGCTCATCACTTCCTTCACTCTTCTTATTCACGTTCTGCTTCTTCCTCTTCGATACGTAAACCCTTAATGGCATATCAATACCCCCGGGGTGGAGAACGAGCTTGTCCTCAAGCGCATAACTCGGAAACTGCCTTTTCAACTCGCGCAACAACATCCAAGAATTGTCGTGGGAAGGTAGATTCTTCCAAGCCACCAACACCTCTAAATGGCCTTCCTCATTATAACGAGTTCCCAACAGCTCCTGAGGTTCCACGACCAATTCATCTTCCTGAGATAAGATCGGAGGCAGCGGCAATACCGTTTTCCCTTGACCAACCACCGGTTTCAACTGAGAAACATGAAAAACTGGATGCACTTTCGAATCATCTGACAAACGCAGTCGGTAAGCCACTTGACCGATCCTTTCTAACACCTCATATGGTCCGTTACCTCATATGGTCCGTAATAACGAGCCGCCAACTTCTGACACATACGTCTACTCACACTTTGCTGTCTGTAGGGTCGTAATTTCAAATACACCATCTGACCCACTTCCAAAACCAAATCCCTCCTCTTCTTATCCGCATTGTTTTTCATCACTTCTTGCGCACGCAACAAATGCTGTTTAACATCAGCTAACAACTCATCCCTCTCCTTTAACATCTTCTCCAATTCAAAGTTGCTAGTGGACCATTCTTCAAAACGTAACAATGATGGAGGGTCCCGCCCATATACCATCTTGAAAGGCGTGCAATGAGTCGCAGTATGAAAAGAAGTATTATACCACAATTCAGCCCACATCAAATATTTTTCCCAAGTCTTCGGGTGAGCAGACGCAAAGCAATGTAAGTATGTCTCTAGACATCGGTTAAGCACTTCCGTCTGTCCGTCTGATTGAGGATGAAAAGCTGTACTGAACCGCAGACGAGTTCCTGAAGCTTTAATACAATCTCTCCAAAACCCACTGAGAAACACTTTGTCCCTATCCGAAATGATCGAACGAGGATACCCGTGTAATCTAACAACCTCGTGAAGGAACTTCTGAGCTACATCAGAAGCTGTAAATGGATGCTTCAACGTGATGAAATGACTATACTTACTCAGCCTATCCACCACCACAAAGATTACATTAGCTCCTCGTGACGATGGAAGTCCTTCGATGAAGTCCATCGATATATCTTCCCATATTTGTTGCGGAATGTCTATTGGTTGTAACAATCCAGCAGGTGAGAGTGTACTGTACTTGTGGGTTTGATATACTTCACAAGCAGTCACATACTCTTGGATGTGTTTCCTCATATTCTGCCAGTAGAACACCGCACGTATACGCTTCATCGTCTTTAATATTCCAGAGTGGCCCCCCAGCAAGCTATCATGATATTCTTTCAAGAGCAACGGAATGAAAACAGAGTCGGAAGGAAGGACCAACCGGCCTTTATAGTATAATCTGCCTTGAATCACTGTATACCCCTTTTTAACCGACTCACCATGACAGACTTTAGCTATTAAGCCTTGAATCTTTTCACTCTTATCCAACTCTTCATAAATGTCTTGAGCCTGTAACGATGAAGGCAATGTCAAAGCAAAACAACGCGCCTGCACTTCCACTGCCGCGTACTGAACAATGCGAGACAAACCATCCACAACCTTATTCTCAGTCCCCACTTTATACTCGATATCAAAATCATATCCCATTATCCTTGTCAACCATCTTTGGTAATCTAAGGTGACCTCTCTCTGCTCCAAAAGGTACTTAAGACTCTGTTGATCTGTTCTTACAACGAATCTTCTACCCAACAAATAGTGCCTCCATTTTTGAATTGAGAGTACTATTGCCATCAGCTCTCTCTCATAGATAGGCTTGAATTGTTCTTTATCAGACAACGCATGACTGAAGTAAGCGATT
Proteins encoded in this window:
- the LOC106338811 gene encoding glutathione S-transferase T3-like; its protein translation is MDYNPYQNGSNFVDLLTSQQESVFGHSQDPFTATQRSEETFVERRERRTWTPRDDIVLISAWLNTSKDPVVGNEQRSGDFWKRVGAYFAASPKAAKRGKTSGQNDNDVLKKAHEIFYTNHKKFRLEHAFMELRHDQKWCDLSSSKTEGSSRKRKYEDGAQSSTSHATEANTSEADEASNRPPGVKAAKARGKKTTSDEIPLSKFQTMWSIKQQDLVVKERLSKMSLLDSLIGKEGPLTDSEEALKKKLITDLLSV